From the Rhodococcus sp. NBC_00297 genome, one window contains:
- a CDS encoding sigma-70 family RNA polymerase sigma factor, which yields MTATQELGNDFMTLAEPYRRELLAHCYRMTGSIHDAEDLVQDTLARGWKGYANFKGDSSLRTWLYRIATNTCLTSLEGRKRRPMPSGLGTPSSDPSDELVERHEIAWLEPAPPFGDPVDDDPASLIGSRESVRLAFVAALQHLSARQRAVLVLREVLQWRASEVAELLGTSTAAVNSLLQRARGQIEAIMPDENSVSEPESPETRELLRRYVEGFETYDIDGIVKLFAAEAVWEMPPFTGWYRGPADIGALISTKCPATGPESMRMMATTANGQPAFGLYMLGEDGVHRPFQLHVLEIIDARVAHVACFFDLTLFDRFGLPPVYPG from the coding sequence ATGACTGCGACGCAGGAGCTCGGCAACGACTTCATGACTCTCGCGGAACCGTACCGCCGCGAGCTCCTCGCGCACTGTTACCGCATGACCGGATCCATCCACGACGCGGAGGATCTGGTGCAGGACACCCTGGCCCGAGGGTGGAAGGGGTACGCGAACTTCAAGGGCGACTCGTCGCTGCGCACGTGGCTCTACCGCATCGCCACGAACACCTGCCTCACCTCGCTCGAGGGCCGCAAGCGCCGACCGATGCCGTCGGGGCTGGGTACGCCGTCGTCCGATCCGTCGGACGAGCTGGTCGAGCGCCACGAGATCGCGTGGCTCGAGCCGGCGCCGCCGTTCGGCGATCCGGTGGACGACGACCCGGCATCGCTGATCGGCTCGCGTGAATCGGTGCGGCTCGCGTTCGTGGCCGCGTTGCAGCATCTGTCCGCGCGGCAGCGAGCCGTCCTCGTACTCCGAGAGGTGTTGCAGTGGAGAGCATCCGAGGTGGCCGAACTGCTCGGCACCTCCACTGCTGCAGTCAACAGCCTGCTGCAACGTGCGCGCGGCCAGATCGAGGCGATCATGCCCGACGAGAACTCCGTGTCCGAGCCGGAGTCGCCGGAGACGCGAGAGTTGCTGCGACGCTACGTCGAGGGATTCGAGACGTACGACATCGACGGCATCGTGAAACTTTTCGCCGCAGAGGCTGTCTGGGAGATGCCGCCGTTCACCGGGTGGTACCGCGGCCCGGCCGACATCGGCGCCCTCATCTCGACGAAGTGTCCCGCGACCGGCCCCGAGTCGATGCGGATGATGGCGACCACCGCCAACGGGCAGCCGGCCTTCGGCCTCTACATGCTCGGAGAGGACGGGGTGCACCGCCCGTTCCAGCTGCACGTCCTCGAGATCATCGACGCCCGCGTCGCGCATGTGGCGTGCTTCTTCGATCTCACGCTGTTCGATCGGTTCGGACTGCCACCGGTGTACCCGGGCTGA
- a CDS encoding DoxX family protein, whose protein sequence is MTTHLTRATTTAPSRGAVRAGWIVSALVVVFMLFDAVIHLLNLDVVKDASAELGLPVDMAPKIGVVCLVIVTLYVIPRTAPLGAVLLTGYLGGAVITNWRTDQPLVSTVFFAIYVGIAAWLGLWLRDGRVRALLAG, encoded by the coding sequence ATGACCACACACCTCACCCGCGCCACCACCACCGCACCGTCCCGCGGAGCCGTTCGAGCAGGATGGATCGTCAGCGCGCTGGTGGTCGTCTTCATGCTGTTCGACGCCGTGATCCATCTGCTGAACCTGGACGTCGTGAAGGACGCGTCCGCCGAACTCGGACTCCCCGTCGACATGGCCCCGAAGATCGGCGTCGTCTGCCTCGTGATCGTGACCCTGTACGTGATTCCGCGGACCGCGCCGCTGGGTGCCGTCCTGTTGACCGGCTACCTCGGTGGAGCGGTGATCACGAACTGGCGCACCGACCAGCCACTCGTCAGCACGGTGTTCTTCGCGATCTACGTCGGCATCGCCGCGTGGCTCGGACTCTGGCTGCGTGACGGCCGAGTCCGAGCCTTGCTCGCAGGCTGA
- a CDS encoding heavy metal translocating P-type ATPase has product MTTGEKAANIQLDIGGMTCASCANRIEKKLNRLDGVTATVNYATEKASIATDATVETGDLIGTVEKAGYTATVHEPHRPAGPPAAESDAAAAESDPLRTRLLVSTLLSVPVIAMAMIPPLQFDNWQWLSLTLAAPVVVWGGLPFHRAAVTTARHGATTMDTLVSVGTLAAFGWSLYALFFGHAGMPGMRHAFEFTVSRGDGSANIYLEAAAGVTTFLLAGRYLEARSKRSAGAALRALLEVGSRNATVLRNGSEVSVPADELVVGDRIVVRPGEKIAADGTVESGTSAVDASMISGESIPVEVGPGAMVTGGTVNVGGALTVVADRVGADTQLARMARIVEDAQNGKAEAQRLADRISGVFVPVVIGLALATLLGWVLVSGSWSAAFTASVAVLIIACPCALGLATPTALMVGTGRGAQLGVLIKGPEVLERTRRVNTIVLDKTGTITSGVMSVQSVVGDARDDALRFAAAAESGSEHPVARAIVDAYRTAHGEPVAATDFTTTAGRGVTATVDGHRVVVGRPGLVGGALPSALQTAFEDAEATGATAVVVGWDDEARAVIAVSDTVKETSAQAVSELRALGLDPIMLTGDNESAARTVAASVGIDTVIAGVLPEQKVDAIRELQASGKVVAMVGDGVNDAAALATSDLGLSMGTGTDVAIEAGDLTLVRGDLRVAVDAVRLSRATLRTIKVNLFWAFAYNVAAIPLAAAGLLNPMLAGAAMALSSVFVVTNSLRLRSFRSSVV; this is encoded by the coding sequence GTGACCACCGGGGAGAAGGCCGCGAACATCCAGCTCGACATCGGCGGCATGACCTGTGCGTCGTGCGCCAACCGCATCGAGAAGAAGCTCAACCGCCTCGACGGTGTGACCGCGACGGTCAACTACGCCACCGAGAAGGCGAGCATCGCCACGGACGCGACCGTCGAGACCGGGGACCTCATCGGCACCGTCGAGAAGGCCGGCTACACAGCGACCGTGCACGAACCGCACCGACCGGCCGGCCCTCCCGCAGCCGAGTCCGATGCCGCCGCAGCCGAGTCCGATCCCCTGCGCACGCGTCTGCTCGTGTCGACGCTGCTGTCCGTTCCCGTCATCGCGATGGCGATGATTCCGCCGCTGCAGTTCGACAACTGGCAGTGGCTCTCGCTCACCCTCGCCGCGCCCGTCGTCGTGTGGGGCGGACTGCCGTTCCACCGCGCCGCCGTCACCACTGCGCGGCACGGCGCGACCACCATGGACACGCTCGTGTCGGTGGGCACGCTGGCCGCCTTCGGCTGGTCGCTGTACGCGCTCTTCTTCGGCCACGCGGGCATGCCCGGCATGCGCCACGCCTTCGAGTTCACCGTCTCGCGTGGCGACGGCAGCGCGAACATCTATCTCGAGGCGGCGGCCGGCGTCACGACGTTCCTGCTCGCCGGTCGGTATCTGGAAGCGCGGTCCAAGCGCAGCGCCGGCGCCGCTCTGCGTGCGTTGCTCGAGGTCGGCTCCAGGAACGCGACCGTGCTGCGCAACGGCAGTGAGGTCAGCGTGCCCGCCGACGAGCTCGTGGTCGGAGACCGCATCGTCGTCAGGCCGGGCGAGAAGATCGCCGCCGACGGCACCGTCGAGAGCGGCACGTCCGCCGTCGACGCCTCGATGATCTCCGGTGAGTCCATCCCCGTGGAGGTCGGTCCGGGCGCCATGGTCACAGGCGGGACCGTCAACGTGGGTGGCGCGCTCACCGTCGTCGCCGACCGCGTGGGCGCGGACACGCAGCTCGCGCGCATGGCCCGCATCGTGGAGGACGCGCAGAACGGCAAGGCCGAGGCGCAGCGCCTGGCCGACCGCATCTCGGGCGTCTTCGTCCCCGTCGTGATCGGTCTCGCCCTGGCCACCCTGCTGGGCTGGGTCCTCGTCAGCGGCAGCTGGTCCGCCGCGTTCACCGCATCCGTCGCGGTCCTCATCATCGCGTGCCCGTGCGCGCTGGGCCTGGCCACTCCGACAGCCCTGATGGTGGGCACCGGACGCGGCGCCCAACTCGGCGTCCTCATCAAGGGACCCGAGGTGCTCGAGCGCACCCGCCGCGTGAACACCATCGTGCTGGACAAGACGGGCACCATCACCAGTGGTGTCATGAGCGTGCAGTCCGTCGTGGGAGACGCTCGCGACGACGCGCTGCGGTTCGCCGCGGCGGCGGAGTCCGGTTCCGAGCACCCGGTCGCCCGCGCGATCGTCGACGCGTACCGGACCGCGCACGGAGAGCCCGTCGCCGCCACCGACTTCACCACCACGGCGGGACGCGGTGTCACCGCGACGGTCGACGGCCACCGCGTGGTCGTCGGACGCCCCGGCCTGGTGGGCGGCGCACTGCCCAGCGCTCTGCAGACGGCCTTCGAGGACGCCGAGGCCACCGGGGCCACCGCGGTGGTCGTCGGGTGGGACGACGAGGCCCGCGCCGTCATCGCGGTCTCCGACACCGTGAAGGAGACGTCCGCGCAGGCGGTCTCGGAGCTCCGCGCACTGGGTCTCGACCCGATCATGCTCACCGGTGACAACGAGTCCGCAGCCCGCACGGTGGCCGCCTCGGTCGGTATCGACACCGTCATCGCCGGTGTGCTGCCGGAGCAGAAGGTGGACGCGATCCGCGAGCTGCAGGCGTCGGGCAAGGTCGTCGCCATGGTCGGTGACGGCGTCAACGATGCTGCGGCACTGGCTACGTCGGACCTCGGACTCTCGATGGGCACGGGCACCGACGTCGCGATCGAGGCCGGCGACCTCACGCTGGTGCGGGGAGATCTGCGCGTCGCGGTCGACGCGGTGCGCCTCTCGCGCGCAACCCTCCGCACCATCAAGGTCAATCTCTTCTGGGCCTTCGCCTACAACGTCGCGGCGATCCCGCTCGCGGCCGCCGGACTGCTCAATCCCATGCTGGCCGGTGCCGCGATGGCGCTGTCGTCGGTCTTCGTCGTCACCAACAGCCTGCGGCTCCGATCCTTCCGGTCCTCGGTGGTGTGA
- a CDS encoding heavy-metal-associated domain-containing protein gives MTTKTVTVVGMTCQHCVSAVTEEVSALQGVTSVHVDLESGRVDVESDTPVDDAALATAVDEAGYELAQP, from the coding sequence ATGACCACGAAGACTGTCACCGTCGTCGGAATGACCTGCCAGCACTGCGTCTCAGCGGTGACGGAGGAGGTGAGCGCCCTGCAGGGAGTCACCTCGGTCCACGTCGACCTCGAGTCCGGACGCGTCGATGTCGAGTCCGACACACCTGTCGACGACGCTGCCCTCGCAACCGCGGTGGACGAGGCCGGGTACGAGCTGGCTCAGCCGTGA
- a CDS encoding phosphodiesterase, with protein MEPVEQTWRTAEHPRPDHFLLHISDTHLVGAGELYDAVDSEARLRQIFAELEATGARPEALVFTGDLADKGEPDAYDSLRALVDPVAAALGAEVIWAMGNHDDRAAFRRGLLDERGSTEPVDRVYDIGGLRVITLDSTVPGHHYGQISAEQLRWLAAELAMPAPDGTVLALHHPPVPCVQDLAVLVELRDQDSLAEVLAGSDVRAILAGHLHYSTSATFAGIPVSVASATCYTQDLNVPVGAQRGRDGAQAYNLVHLYQDTVVHSVVPIGTGDTVGTYVSADEAAQRLHDAGVVIADAPQKAISRQS; from the coding sequence ATGGAGCCAGTCGAGCAGACCTGGCGCACCGCCGAGCATCCACGGCCGGACCATTTCCTCCTGCACATCAGTGACACGCACCTGGTCGGCGCCGGCGAGTTGTACGACGCGGTCGACAGCGAGGCGCGTCTTCGCCAGATCTTCGCGGAGCTCGAGGCGACGGGTGCCCGGCCGGAGGCTCTGGTGTTCACGGGTGATCTCGCGGACAAGGGCGAGCCCGACGCATACGACTCGTTGCGCGCGCTGGTCGATCCGGTCGCCGCAGCCCTGGGGGCCGAGGTGATCTGGGCGATGGGCAACCACGACGACCGAGCGGCGTTCCGTCGCGGCCTGCTCGACGAGCGCGGATCGACCGAGCCCGTGGACAGGGTCTACGACATCGGTGGGCTGCGAGTCATCACGTTGGACTCGACCGTCCCCGGCCACCACTACGGCCAGATCTCCGCGGAACAGTTGCGGTGGCTCGCAGCAGAACTGGCGATGCCGGCGCCGGACGGCACAGTGCTCGCGCTGCACCATCCGCCGGTTCCCTGCGTGCAAGATCTCGCGGTGTTGGTGGAACTCCGCGACCAGGACTCGCTCGCGGAGGTGCTCGCCGGCAGCGACGTGCGGGCGATCCTCGCGGGCCACCTGCACTACTCCACGTCCGCCACCTTCGCCGGAATCCCGGTGTCGGTGGCGTCGGCCACCTGCTACACCCAGGACCTCAACGTCCCGGTGGGTGCGCAACGCGGGCGCGACGGGGCGCAGGCCTACAACCTGGTGCATCTGTACCAGGACACGGTGGTCCACTCGGTGGTGCCCATCGGGACGGGCGACACCGTCGGCACCTACGTGTCGGCCGACGAGGCCGCCCAGCGCCTGCACGATGCCGGCGTCGTCATCGCCGACGCTCCCCAGAAGGCGATCAGCCGGCAGTCGTAG
- a CDS encoding stealth family protein translates to MVEDLLFVRDVLDATAIEYLLVRGNDERPVIAIDRHDRPTLRDALVAACADEPFYSKPMDVKGSPALLIADGLLASATQARIFRLFRPRAHRPSGLFYGSGKGIQIELWEFSDDTIVLPVENSLTRRTIRQDEAVRGTVERFGRHWPTIENMFADHASDIDFDIDLIFSWVDGTDVEWQAERAAMLREVVVGEGDDHEARFRQIDELKYALRSVHLYAPWIRRIFVVTDSPKPGWLDDHPDVTFVRSEEFFTDTSVLPTYNSQAVECQLHHIDGLAEHFLYSNDDMFFGRPVGPQMFFSPGGISMFVEAGTRIGLGANDEQRSGFENAARVNRRLLHDRFGRITTRHLEHAPVPLRRSVMFELEKEFPDEFAATAASRFRASSNISVTNSLYHYYALLTGRAVVQTQASVKYVDTTMRSGLRDMDRLLAKRSMDFFCLNDGSFPEIDADERAAAVTTFLSTYFPVPAPWEHAVTPVG, encoded by the coding sequence ATGGTGGAGGACCTCCTGTTCGTCCGCGATGTGCTGGACGCGACCGCGATCGAGTACCTGCTCGTCCGCGGCAACGACGAGCGGCCCGTCATCGCCATCGACAGGCACGACAGGCCGACGTTGCGCGACGCCCTGGTCGCGGCCTGCGCGGACGAGCCGTTCTACTCCAAGCCGATGGACGTCAAGGGATCCCCGGCCCTGCTCATCGCGGACGGGCTCCTGGCGTCGGCCACGCAGGCGCGGATCTTCCGGTTGTTCCGCCCTCGTGCGCACCGCCCGAGCGGGCTCTTCTACGGATCCGGCAAGGGCATCCAGATCGAACTGTGGGAGTTCTCGGACGACACGATCGTTCTCCCCGTCGAGAACTCGCTGACCCGACGCACCATCCGTCAGGACGAGGCGGTTCGTGGCACGGTCGAGCGCTTCGGCCGACACTGGCCGACCATCGAGAACATGTTCGCCGACCACGCGTCGGACATCGACTTCGACATCGACCTGATCTTCTCCTGGGTCGACGGCACCGACGTGGAGTGGCAGGCGGAACGCGCGGCGATGCTGCGTGAGGTCGTCGTGGGCGAGGGCGACGATCACGAGGCCCGCTTCCGCCAGATCGACGAACTCAAGTACGCACTGCGCTCGGTACACCTGTACGCGCCGTGGATCCGGCGCATCTTCGTCGTCACCGACTCACCGAAGCCGGGGTGGCTCGACGACCATCCCGACGTCACGTTCGTGCGCAGCGAGGAGTTCTTCACCGACACCTCCGTGCTGCCCACCTACAACTCGCAGGCCGTGGAATGCCAGCTCCACCACATCGACGGTCTCGCCGAGCACTTCCTGTACTCGAACGACGACATGTTCTTCGGCCGCCCGGTCGGTCCCCAGATGTTCTTCTCACCCGGCGGCATCAGCATGTTCGTCGAGGCGGGAACCCGAATCGGACTGGGCGCCAACGACGAGCAGCGCAGCGGATTCGAGAACGCCGCGCGGGTCAACCGTCGCCTGCTCCACGACCGATTCGGTCGCATCACCACGCGCCACCTCGAGCACGCTCCCGTGCCGCTCCGGCGCAGTGTGATGTTCGAGCTCGAGAAGGAGTTCCCCGACGAGTTCGCGGCCACGGCCGCCAGTCGGTTCCGCGCGAGCTCCAACATCTCGGTGACCAACTCGCTGTACCACTACTACGCCCTGCTCACCGGCCGCGCCGTGGTGCAGACGCAGGCCTCGGTCAAGTACGTCGACACGACGATGCGCAGTGGACTGCGGGACATGGACCGCCTACTCGCGAAGCGGTCAATGGACTTCTTCTGCCTCAACGACGGCAGCTTCCCCGAGATCGACGCCGACGAGCGCGCAGCGGCGGTGACGACGTTCCTGAGCACCTACTTCCCGGTCCCGGCGCCCTGGGAACACGCCGTCACACCGGTCGGCTGA
- a CDS encoding FadR/GntR family transcriptional regulator: protein MTLSDSWASKQATVTRVGAAEAVLRELRSAIESGELEVGTKLPSEAALATRFGVSRSVVREALRSTTALGLTETHTGKGTFVLAKTVETDRVFGNHSVESLREARPHIEIPAAALAAERRTPEQMDAIRSLLNRMIAENDPKEWVRLDAEFHLLIATASGNDVFAAVITEIREALSQQSEMVNLLPDRRHRSNVEHESIVDAIDSGSGEAASEAMSRHLTHVQDALGQLRGR, encoded by the coding sequence ATGACCCTGTCGGACAGTTGGGCCAGCAAACAGGCCACGGTGACGCGCGTGGGGGCGGCCGAGGCCGTCCTGCGCGAGCTGCGTTCGGCGATCGAGAGCGGCGAACTCGAGGTCGGCACCAAGCTCCCGTCCGAGGCCGCTCTCGCGACGCGCTTCGGTGTGAGCCGGTCGGTGGTCCGCGAGGCACTGCGCTCGACCACGGCTCTCGGACTGACGGAGACGCACACCGGCAAGGGAACGTTCGTCCTGGCGAAGACCGTCGAGACCGACAGAGTCTTCGGCAACCATTCCGTCGAGTCCCTGCGCGAGGCCCGCCCGCACATCGAGATTCCTGCCGCCGCACTCGCTGCCGAACGGCGGACTCCGGAGCAGATGGACGCGATCCGCAGCCTGTTGAATCGGATGATCGCCGAGAACGATCCCAAGGAGTGGGTCCGTCTCGACGCGGAGTTCCATCTGCTCATCGCGACCGCGAGCGGCAACGACGTCTTCGCCGCCGTCATCACCGAGATCCGCGAGGCCCTGTCGCAGCAGTCCGAGATGGTGAACCTGCTGCCCGACCGTCGGCACCGGTCCAACGTCGAGCACGAGAGCATCGTCGACGCCATCGACTCGGGGTCCGGCGAGGCCGCGTCCGAGGCGATGAGCCGACACCTGACGCACGTGCAGGACGCACTCGGCCAGCTTCGCGGCCGATGA
- a CDS encoding malate dehydrogenase, with protein sequence MAHSIVTVTGAAGSIGYAALFRIASGAMLGPDTSVTLRLLEIPPALRAAEGTAMELHDSAFPLLRSVEIHDDPVDAFDGANVALLIGARPRTAGMERADLLEANGSIFGPQGAALEAGAASDIRVVVVGNPANTNAAIAAAHAPSIPADRFTALTRLDHNRAVAQLSARADVPVGEISRVSIWGNHSATQYPDIFHARVGDRSGAEFAADTTWLEDVFVPTVARRGTAIIEARGASSAASAANATIDHVRDWVLGTPADDWTSVALPSTGAYGVPEGLVSSFPVRSSGGAWQIVEGLEIGEFSRRRIDASVAELQAEREAVTRLGMLPN encoded by the coding sequence ATGGCGCACAGCATCGTCACCGTCACAGGCGCGGCCGGCAGCATCGGCTACGCGGCACTGTTCCGCATCGCATCGGGTGCGATGCTCGGTCCGGACACGTCCGTCACATTGCGGCTTCTCGAGATCCCGCCGGCACTGCGCGCAGCCGAGGGCACGGCCATGGAACTGCACGACAGTGCGTTCCCCCTGCTGCGGTCGGTGGAGATCCACGACGATCCGGTCGACGCCTTCGACGGCGCGAACGTCGCGCTGCTGATCGGCGCTCGCCCTCGTACCGCGGGGATGGAGCGCGCCGACCTGCTCGAGGCCAACGGGTCGATCTTCGGGCCGCAGGGCGCCGCTCTCGAGGCGGGCGCCGCGTCCGACATCCGGGTGGTCGTCGTGGGCAATCCCGCCAACACCAACGCGGCCATCGCCGCGGCGCACGCACCCAGCATCCCCGCCGATCGGTTCACCGCGCTGACCCGGCTCGATCACAACCGCGCCGTCGCGCAACTGTCCGCTCGTGCGGACGTCCCGGTGGGTGAGATCTCGCGGGTCAGCATCTGGGGCAACCATTCCGCCACGCAGTACCCGGACATCTTCCACGCGCGAGTCGGTGACCGGTCGGGCGCCGAGTTCGCCGCGGACACCACCTGGCTCGAGGACGTCTTCGTGCCGACGGTGGCGCGCCGCGGTACCGCGATCATCGAGGCGCGCGGTGCGTCGTCCGCTGCCTCCGCGGCGAACGCCACCATCGATCATGTGCGCGACTGGGTCCTGGGCACTCCCGCCGACGACTGGACATCCGTCGCACTCCCGTCGACGGGTGCGTACGGCGTGCCCGAGGGACTGGTGTCCTCGTTCCCCGTGCGGTCCTCCGGCGGCGCCTGGCAGATCGTGGAGGGCCTCGAGATCGGCGAGTTCTCCCGGCGCCGTATCGACGCATCCGTCGCGGAACTGCAGGCCGAGCGCGAGGCCGTCACGAGACTCGGGATGCTGCCGAACTGA